The following coding sequences are from one Haliotis asinina isolate JCU_RB_2024 chromosome 3, JCU_Hal_asi_v2, whole genome shotgun sequence window:
- the LOC137277692 gene encoding arrestin domain-containing protein 3-like produces MAYPVYPELFTITLNDSCLQDVWNANTSQRPLIDVVKPGSSVEGVLRVTVSESLRCNGIFLSARGVLCVFDGIAGSEKLYRLMNESFQKLQESMKNYEHHEERDLMILPKLQLLDCREQGLLAPGEHQLPFRFEVPTSLPSSFKGGQGFIRYWIEASIDQRPYGADITCQKDFHIHGFFDLNQTESALAPYEEFCEDSNCCLCCKNGYYNFKITLPKKGFERREKIRPVIEMTNYTPSTVVADIKLTKTVEYQVGGHTWQEETEKLAFVSFNLEPGVDDVWRPELHLGDQLLPSRILPSLNTCIKIVYRLRMQAEVSGCNCDQINTSTEIFIGDTGMPFVGGPLPVMTQPQTYVYEQVNLTPGGVGVPERRPLLPAGYPEKGGVPQAGYYQGYSGGQGPPIIHQPTAPSAPPSGDVPPPPSYSECIQMTVLSGPGDPPAPPAGHPAGFPQAAAAPYSPPAQSYPYYQPGQEKYS; encoded by the exons ATGGCATATCCAGTTTATCCAGAGCTGTTTACAATCACCCTGAACGACAGCTGTCTCCAAGATGTATGGAATGCGAACACGTCTCAAAGGCCCCTCATCGATGTGGTTAAGCCCGGAAGTTCTGTGGAAGGGGTGCTACGAGTAACGGTCTCGGAATCTCTACGATGCAATG GGATATTCCTGTCTGCTCGAGGAGTCCTTTGCGTTTTTGACGGGATTGCAGGCTCAGAAAAACTGTACAGACTTATGAATGAAAGTTTTCAAAAACTCCAAGAAAGTATGAAAAACTATGAGCACCATGAAGAAAGAGACTTAATGATTTTGCCAAAACTTCAGCTGTTAG ATTGTAGAGAACAAGGGCTTCTAGCTCCGGGAGAGCATCAGCTTCCTTTCAGATTTGAAGTCCCCACTTCTTTGCCCTCCTCGTTCAAGGGTGGTCAGGGTTTCATCAGATACTGGATAGAGGCCTCCattgaccagagaccatatggAGCCGACATCACATGTCAGAAAGATTTCCACATACACGGGTTCTTTGACTTGAATCAAACAGAATCAGCCTTG GCCCCTTATGAGGAATTTTGTGAAGATTCCAACTGTTGTTTATGTTGCAAAAATGGATATTACAATTTTAAGATAACCTTACCGAAGAAAGGGTTTGAAAGGAGAGAAAAAATCAGACCAGTCATTGAAATGACAAATTACACACCATCCACTGTCGTAGCCGATATTAAGCTCACCAAG ACTGTTGAATATCAAGTGGGGGGACACACATGGCAGGAGGAGACAGAGAAACTGGCATTTGTGTCCTTCAATTTGGAGCCAGGAGTAGATGATGTCTGGAGACCAGAGTTGCACCTTGGTGACCAACTCCTGCCATCAAGAATATTGCCTTCCCTTAATACATGTATCAAGATTGTATACAGACTGCGT ATGCAAGCTGAAGTCTCTGGCTGTAATTGTGATCAAATCAATACATCAACAGAAATATTTATTGGTGACACGGGCATGCCGTTTGTCGGTGGCCCTTTACCAGTGATGACACAACCTCAAACCTATGTCTACGAGCAAGTTAATTTAACACCAGGAGGAGTCGGTGTTCCAGAACGCCGGCCTTTGCTTCCTGCTGGTTATCCTGAGAAGGGAGGAGTCCCTCAGGCTGGCTACTATCAGGGCTACTCAGGCGGACAAGGCCCTCCCATAATCCATCAGCCAACTGCTCCTAGTGCTCCACCTAGTGGCGATGTACCAC CACCTCCAAGCTACTCTGAATGTATCCAGATGACTGTGCTGTCTGGACCTGGAGACCCACCAGCACCTCCTGCAGGTCATCCTGCAGGATTCCCGCAGGCTGCAGCTGCTCCGTACTCTCCTCCAGCACAGAGCTACCCATACTACCAACCTGGGCAGGAGAAATATTCATGA
- the LOC137277694 gene encoding flap endonuclease GEN homolog 1-like: MGVTGLWPLLSGLGTLQPLSKCAGLTLAVDLSAWMSQARAVGPAYKYSSRFFVIRIIFYRAIELLKYGVKLLFVLDGEVPKLKQVCLQKRQTVRGLSGAGKSRTFRDRSLYKEVVELLENLGLPVIHSPGEAEKMCAYINFTKTADAVLTEDGDAFLYGAQVIMRKFDKSDTSAVRISIADIESQLSLTRRNLIAFALLSGCDYNEGGVKGVGPEHIRTLFDEMRQHCTEEEDILSRISGWKDNKRLQDLVERKKNLDCMKRETHCSQCHHTGTVTGHQSKGCKVCQTECECQADSGVSCNCKWHEQQREINPCVEELRVRQKALEDKTFTDLCEKIILEFTDVSREKSLMKMMSFNQKRPCLGRLCQSLNKFLRMDRAKVVTAMIPVLAYMQLREEFDWSGFKPISIQKACQRNFVDCYQTIWSKLDEDHWTMGEFYTVDVEENLFKTRYPELVSCFQEEIAKKKKVPVTPVHQPNIRGMLLKPGSLRKKAEHKRQNEDTPVKRSLNQQEEHVNKCKKKIDFDATGLTSHFSQKQEQDSSSQQLGRMSNVISIDDSQLRQVSTQIPVDDAPQQRQVSSPIPVDDVPQQKQLSSQIPVDDAPRSRQLSSQIPVDDDPQPRQVSSQDSEVVNSSCQSSKDRCRDEDEWHSLMSEDLFSYDDDVGDDDGGEDVKNEDVVVIVSDSQDSDSCNTLSNAVKQNLPVGLEDSESNPQSTDSDVMVVRSSVSAPDLALDFDIDQGADAPEDRPEAASEFFLQIPAEETGSTSEEDAIPVTDESSTTSVIVLHSDSDVDDETLSGIGTSARKRAVSGSVQKPAKARKYTKRKGKEPMKKCNFKSNQTQIHNYFPFKKKN; encoded by the exons ATGGGTGTAACAGGACTGTGGCCATTACTGTCCGGTCTAGGCACTTTGCAGCCTCTGTCCAAGTGTGCAGGGTTGACCCTTGCAGTTGACCTGAGTGCATGGATGAGTCAGGCCAGGGCAGTTGGCCCTGCCTACAAATATTCTTCACGCTTCTTCGTGATCAG AATCATCTTCTACCGGGCAATTGAACTGTTGAAGTACGGAGTGAAGCTTTTGTTTGTGTTGGACGGTGAGGTTCCAAAGCTGAAGCAGGTTTGTCTACAGAAGCGTCAGACTGTTCGTGGATTATCAGGAGCAGGCAAATCAAGGACTTTCAGGGACAGGTCTCTCTACAAGGAA GTAGTGGAGCTGCTTGAGAATCTCGGTCTGCCTGTCATCCACAGCCCAGGGGAAGCAGAGAAGATGTGTGCCTATATCAACTTTACAAAG ACTGCTGATGCTGTACTCACTGAAGATGGTGATGCTTTCTTGTATGGAGCACAGGTGATCATGAGAAAATTTGATAAATCT GACACTTCAGCTGTAAGGATCAGCATCGCCGATATTGAAAGTCAGCTCAGTCTCACAAGAAGAAACTTGATCGCCTTCGCCCTCTTGTCAGGGTGTGACTACAACGAGGGGGGAGTGAAGGGGGTGGGTCCGGAACACATCAGGACACTGTTTGATGAGATGAGGCAGCACTGTACCGAGGAAGAAGACATACTCAGCAG AATATCTGGATGGAAAGACAACAAGAGGCTTCAAGATCTTGTTGAGCGTAAGAAAAACCTTGACTGTATGAAGAGGGAAACACACTGCTCCCAATGTCACCATACAG GAACAGTGACAGGTCACCAAAGTAAAGGATGTAAAGTATGCCAAACAGAGTGTGAGTGCCAGGCTGATAGTGGAGTATCCTGTAATTGTAAATGGCACGAAcaacaaagggagataaatccCTGTGTTGAGGAATTGAGAGTACGACAGAAGGCCTTGGAGGATAAgacatttacagacctctgtgAGAAA ATTATTCTGGAGTTCACTGATGTCAGCCGAGAGAAGagtttgatgaagatgatgtcCTTCAACCAGAAGCGTCCATGTTTGGGAAGACTATGTCAGTCACTGAATAAGTTTCTTCGCATGGACAGAGCTAAAGTGGTGACAGCCATGATCCCAGTGTTGGCCTATATGCAGCTGAGAGaggaatttgattggtcaggtTTTAAGCCAATCAG CATACAGAAGGCATGTCAGAGAAACTTTGTGGATTGCTATCAGACTATTTGGTCCAAGTTAG ATGAGGACCACTGGACCATGGGAGAGTTCTACACTGTTGATGTGGAAGAGAACTTGTTTAAGACAAGATACCCAGAACTTGTCTCATGTTTTCAGGAGGAAATAG ccaagaagaagaaggttccTGTAACTCCTGTCCATCAGCCCAACATCAGAGGTATGCTGCTGAAGCCGGGATCTCTACGGAAGAAGGCGGAacacaaaagacaaaatgaagACACTCCTGTGAAACGCAGTCTAAATCAGCAGGAGGAACATGTGAACAAGTGCAAGAAGAAAATTGACTTTGATGCTACAGGACTGACTTCACACTTTAGTCAGAAGCAAGAACAGGATTCATCTTCTCAACAGCTTGGGAGGATGTCTAATGTGATATCCATAGATGACAGTCAGCTCAGGCAGGTGTCAACTCAGATACCTGTAGATGATGCTCCACAACAGAGGCAGGTGTCAAGTCCGATACCTGTAGATGATGTGCCACAACAGAAGCAGCTGTCTAGTCAGATACCTGTAGATGATGCACCACGATCGAGGCAGCTGTCTAGTCAGATACCTGTAGATGATGACCCACAACCCAGGCAGGTATCCAGTCAAGACAGTGAAGTGGTCAACAGTTCTTGTCAATCATCTAAAGATCGTTGTAGAGATGAAGATGAGTGGCATTCTTTGATGTCTGAGGATTTGTTCTCATATGAcgatgatgttggtgatgatgatggtggtgaggatGTGAAAAATGAAGATGTAGTTGTTATTGTAAGTGATAGTCAAGACTCTGACAGCTGTAATACTCTCAGCAATGCTGTAAAGCAAAACTTGCCAGTGGGTCTGGAAGATTCCGAATCCAACCCCCAAAGTACAGACAGTGATGTCATGGTAGTGAGAAGCAGTGTCTCAGCTCCTGACCTGGCACTTGACTTTGATATAGACCAAGGTGCAGATGCTCCTGAAGATCGTCCCGAGGCTGCTTCTGAATTCTTCCTTCAAATTCCAGCAGAAGAAACTGGTTCCACATCTGAGGAAGATGCTATACCTGTTACTGATGAAAGTTCTACCACTTCTGTTATTGTGCTTCATTCAGATTCAGATGTTGACGATGAGACACTTTCTGGAATAGGCACTAGTGCAAGGAAAAGGGCTGTTTCAGGAAGTGTACAAAAGCCTGCTAAGGCACGTAAATACAcaaaaagaaaaggaaaagaACCTATGAAGAAGTGCAATTTTAAATCAAATCAAACGCAAATACACAACTATTTTCCATTCAAAAAGAAAAACTAG